The following are encoded together in the Streptococcus oralis genome:
- a CDS encoding rhodanese-like domain-containing protein, which yields METSISMADFYEKYLNENLNLIDVREVHEFQAGHVPGAKNLPLSTLEKGYKELNPDQEYHVICQGGVRSASACEFLSAQGLTVINVEGGMNAWPGQVE from the coding sequence ATGGAAACGAGTATCAGCATGGCTGATTTTTATGAAAAATACCTAAATGAAAATCTAAACCTTATCGATGTACGTGAAGTGCACGAATTCCAAGCAGGACATGTACCAGGTGCCAAAAATCTTCCGTTAAGTACCTTGGAGAAAGGTTACAAAGAACTCAATCCTGACCAGGAATACCATGTCATCTGTCAAGGTGGAGTACGCTCCGCATCTGCTTGTGAATTTCTAAGCGCCCAAGGCCTCACAGTTATCAATGTAGAAGGTGGTATGAATGCTTGGCCCGGTCAAGTAGAATAA
- a CDS encoding VOC family protein codes for MTYAYQSHIYLAEAVLNVKDLTSQTAFYHQIIGLEILSQTETEAILGLGRKALVHLIQAEKSGEVREHYGLYHLAILLPTRKALADVLKHLSDLRIPLVGGADHGYSEAIYLEDLEGNGIELYRDKPVSSWDIREDGRIIGVTEALAAQDIYELGEKVDPFILAEGTRMGHIHLSVKDSHAASQFYQKVLGLEDKFSIPSASWIAAGQYHHHLAVNEWAGKGLAPREQGLPGLAYYVLEVESKEELLDIVQQAQELEAPIKWLNSSELDLVDPDGIVTRIRLAR; via the coding sequence ATGACTTATGCATACCAAAGCCACATTTATCTAGCAGAGGCGGTTTTAAATGTCAAGGATTTGACGAGTCAAACGGCTTTTTATCACCAGATTATTGGCTTGGAGATTTTATCCCAAACAGAGACAGAAGCGATTTTGGGACTTGGTCGAAAAGCCTTGGTTCACTTGATTCAGGCAGAAAAGTCTGGCGAAGTAAGGGAGCATTATGGGCTCTACCATCTGGCGATTTTGTTGCCGACGCGAAAAGCCTTGGCAGATGTCTTGAAACACCTAAGTGACTTGCGGATTCCTCTGGTCGGGGGTGCAGATCATGGATACAGTGAGGCTATTTATCTAGAGGATTTGGAAGGAAATGGCATTGAACTCTACCGTGATAAGCCAGTGTCTTCATGGGATATTCGAGAAGACGGTCGCATTATCGGTGTGACCGAAGCCCTTGCGGCACAGGACATCTATGAGTTAGGGGAAAAGGTGGATCCCTTTATCCTAGCTGAAGGGACTAGAATGGGGCATATCCATCTATCGGTGAAGGATAGCCACGCGGCGAGCCAGTTTTATCAAAAGGTGTTAGGATTAGAAGATAAATTTAGCATTCCTAGTGCCAGTTGGATAGCGGCTGGTCAGTACCATCACCATCTGGCTGTCAACGAATGGGCTGGAAAAGGGCTGGCTCCGCGTGAGCAAGGCTTGCCAGGCTTGGCCTACTATGTCCTTGAGGTCGAAAGCAAGGAAGAACTCTTGGACATCGTTCAGCAAGCACAAGAGCTAGAAGCACCAATCAAGTGGCTAAATTCGAGTGAGTTGGATCTTGTAGACCCAGATGGGATTGTGACTCGCATTCGCTTGGCACGATGA
- a CDS encoding rhodanese-like domain-containing protein, translating into MFHLLFTKIDSISTSELEAKLREPIQLLDVRTPMEFRRGHIKNAKNVPLTEIGSYTPAKKETLYVICHSGVRSKLAAKKLKKNGYDVINVRGGMSAWTGKVI; encoded by the coding sequence ATGTTTCACTTATTATTTACAAAAATTGACAGTATTTCTACCAGCGAGTTAGAAGCTAAACTCAGAGAACCGATTCAGCTACTGGATGTTCGGACGCCTATGGAATTCCGTAGAGGCCATATCAAAAATGCAAAAAATGTTCCTTTAACGGAAATCGGTTCTTACACACCTGCGAAAAAAGAAACACTTTATGTCATTTGTCACTCTGGTGTACGAAGCAAACTAGCTGCGAAAAAACTAAAGAAAAATGGCTATGATGTCATCAATGTACGAGGCGGTATGAGCGCTTGGACAGGTAAGGTCATCTAG
- a CDS encoding metal-sensitive transcriptional regulator: MTNSKYITRLKRSEGQLRGIQKMIEEDRDCADIVTQLTAVKSSVERVIEMIITENLTGCINQPLDDPEAQKERLEKAIRYLIKRK; the protein is encoded by the coding sequence ATGACAAACTCAAAGTACATCACACGCCTGAAACGTTCAGAGGGCCAGTTGCGTGGGATTCAAAAGATGATTGAAGAAGATCGTGACTGCGCAGATATTGTTACGCAGTTGACAGCAGTGAAATCTAGCGTTGAGCGCGTGATTGAGATGATCATTACTGAAAATCTCACAGGCTGTATCAACCAACCACTAGACGACCCCGAGGCTCAAAAGGAACGCCTAGAAAAGGCCATCCGATACCTGATTAAACGGAAATAA
- a CDS encoding aldose epimerase family protein: MKAYTERVFGNHEGKDVLAYRFETDGGYQLEVMTYGATILRYVTPDKAGNFANVILGFDNFDSYVGNSPKHGASVGPVAGRIAGATFELNGQTYNLEVNNASNCNHSGSTGWDSSLFELVEVSDHGLTLYTERTDGTGGFPGNLKIWISYHLEETGAYEVSYKVTTDQDTLVNPTNHSYFNLSGDFTQTIDRHVFQLNTEGIYPIAPDGVPAKTPDATRDVVKHIYNGALLKDIFEEEDEQIQLVSGLDHPFALPAGHDNAGFLYDQNSGRFLLFKTEAPCFVVYTANFVDESVIIGGQPMVQHNGIALEAQALPDAIHSDLKDQVILKAGETFTSKTRYELVVK; this comes from the coding sequence ATGAAAGCATACACAGAGCGTGTATTTGGAAATCATGAGGGCAAGGATGTCTTGGCCTATCGCTTTGAGACTGACGGTGGTTACCAGCTTGAAGTTATGACCTATGGTGCGACCATCTTGCGCTATGTCACACCTGACAAGGCTGGTAATTTTGCCAATGTGATCTTGGGCTTTGATAATTTTGATAGCTATGTAGGCAATAGTCCCAAGCATGGAGCAAGTGTAGGTCCTGTAGCGGGCCGTATTGCAGGTGCAACATTTGAACTCAATGGCCAGACCTATAATCTTGAAGTCAACAATGCTAGCAACTGTAACCACAGTGGTTCAACAGGTTGGGATTCGAGCTTGTTTGAATTGGTCGAGGTGAGCGACCATGGCTTGACCCTCTACACAGAGCGTACAGACGGGACAGGAGGATTCCCTGGTAATCTCAAGATCTGGATCAGCTACCACTTGGAAGAAACTGGCGCCTACGAAGTCAGCTATAAGGTGACGACAGATCAGGATACGCTGGTCAATCCAACCAACCACAGCTATTTCAACTTATCTGGTGATTTCACGCAGACAATTGACCGCCATGTCTTCCAACTAAATACGGAGGGCATTTACCCAATCGCTCCAGACGGAGTTCCGGCTAAGACTCCAGATGCTACTCGTGATGTAGTGAAACATATCTACAATGGAGCTTTGTTGAAGGACATCTTTGAAGAGGAAGATGAGCAAATCCAGTTGGTATCTGGTTTGGATCACCCATTTGCTCTTCCTGCAGGCCATGACAATGCTGGTTTCCTTTATGACCAAAACTCAGGTCGTTTCCTGCTGTTCAAGACAGAGGCCCCTTGCTTTGTGGTCTACACAGCAAACTTTGTGGATGAGAGTGTCATCATCGGAGGCCAGCCAATGGTGCAACACAATGGGATTGCCCTTGAAGCGCAAGCTTTACCAGATGCCATTCACAGTGATCTCAAAGACCAAGTTATTCTCAAAGCAGGGGAAACTTTCACCAGCAAAACTCGCTACGAGCTTGTTGTCAAATAA
- the lacD gene encoding tagatose-bisphosphate aldolase, translated as MSKLQLSPNKVACLQKLSDENGIISALAFDQRGALKRLMAQYQTEEPTVAQMEELKVLVADELTKYASSMLLDPEYGLPATKALAPNAGLLLAYEKTGYDTTSTKRLPDCLDVWSAKRIKEQGADAVKFLLYYDVDSADELNQEKQAYIERIGSECVAEDIPFFLEILAYDEKIADAGSAEYAKVKPHKVIGAMKVFSDPRFNIDVLKVEVPVNVKYVEGFGDGEIVHTREEAAAFFKAQDEATNLPYIYLSAGVSAKLFQETLVFAHESGANFNGVLCGRATWAGSVEAYIKDGEAAAREWLRTTGFENIDELNKVLQTTATSWTERVEA; from the coding sequence ATGAGTAAATTACAATTAAGTCCCAATAAAGTAGCTTGCTTGCAAAAACTCTCTGACGAGAACGGCATTATCTCAGCTCTTGCCTTTGACCAACGTGGTGCTTTAAAACGCCTCATGGCTCAATACCAAACAGAAGAGCCAACAGTAGCTCAAATGGAAGAACTTAAAGTATTGGTTGCAGATGAATTGACAAAATACGCATCCTCTATGCTTCTCGACCCTGAGTATGGTCTCCCAGCTACAAAAGCGCTTGCTCCAAATGCTGGTCTTCTCCTTGCTTATGAGAAAACTGGCTACGATACAACTAGCACTAAACGCTTGCCTGACTGCTTGGATGTTTGGTCTGCCAAACGCATCAAAGAACAAGGTGCAGACGCTGTTAAGTTCTTGCTTTACTATGACGTAGACAGCGCTGACGAACTCAACCAAGAAAAACAAGCCTATATCGAACGCATCGGTTCAGAGTGTGTGGCGGAAGACATTCCATTCTTCCTTGAAATCTTGGCTTACGATGAAAAAATCGCTGACGCAGGTTCTGCAGAATACGCCAAAGTAAAACCACACAAGGTTATCGGTGCTATGAAAGTCTTCTCAGACCCACGCTTTAACATCGATGTTTTGAAAGTGGAAGTTCCAGTCAACGTCAAATACGTTGAAGGCTTTGGCGATGGTGAAATCGTGCATACTCGTGAAGAAGCGGCAGCTTTCTTCAAAGCGCAAGACGAAGCAACTAACTTGCCATATATCTACTTGAGTGCAGGTGTATCAGCTAAACTCTTCCAAGAAACCCTTGTCTTTGCTCACGAATCAGGCGCAAACTTCAACGGCGTTCTTTGTGGCCGTGCAACCTGGGCTGGATCAGTTGAAGCTTACATTAAAGATGGTGAAGCAGCAGCTCGTGAGTGGCTACGCACAACAGGTTTTGAGAACATTGACGAACTCAACAAGGTTCTTCAAACAACAGCGACTTCATGGACTGAACGTGTGGAAGCATAA
- a CDS encoding DUF3592 domain-containing protein, translating into MNKEVIGLIVGTIVIFLSFVFVCGTFLFLYLRDQKLVRLAKSSVQGTVIGYSRFREGYPPIVEYTVDGISYKKTLQYFMFKTVTIPWGTTKFLKDYTREDMLAPSITRYSNSFVSFKRLMQTHFPLHSELTVWYDPDKPTRAYVERYSGMDKFYKWFGIGFGLALVLVYGIVILAFLSNLSKIYA; encoded by the coding sequence ATGAATAAAGAAGTGATTGGTTTGATAGTTGGGACAATCGTCATCTTCCTATCTTTTGTATTTGTGTGTGGGACCTTTCTTTTCCTCTATCTTCGGGATCAGAAGTTGGTCCGCCTTGCCAAGTCATCCGTACAGGGAACGGTTATCGGCTATAGCCGTTTTCGTGAGGGGTATCCACCTATCGTCGAATACACGGTGGATGGGATTTCTTATAAGAAAACTTTGCAGTATTTTATGTTCAAAACGGTCACAATTCCGTGGGGGACTACTAAATTTTTAAAGGACTATACAAGAGAAGATATGCTGGCACCTTCGATCACTCGCTACAGCAACTCCTTTGTTTCCTTCAAACGCTTGATGCAGACCCATTTCCCCCTTCATTCGGAGCTGACAGTCTGGTATGATCCAGACAAGCCGACCAGGGCCTATGTCGAACGTTACAGCGGAATGGACAAGTTTTACAAGTGGTTTGGTATCGGATTTGGGCTGGCTCTAGTTCTAGTCTATGGGATAGTGATCCTAGCCTTTTTGTCCAATTTGTCCAAGATATACGCATAA